The region CAGTTAAATCGAATGTAGCGATGAATTGCCATCCATTGAGATTCTTTCAAATGAATTGAATTTCCATCTTTATTTCTTCTCGTACCAATATGGTACTCTAATTTTTCTGGACAACTTTCAAATTTAGCAGGCTTCATATTTTTTGATCCCGAATCGCCACCAAAGAATCTTGAACAAAATGTCAAGCCTTCTTCCGCTAGGTAACCCTCAGCGATAGATCCCTCTGGTTTGCTTCTGTTTCGCATATAAGACTTTAATTTGCACAAATAACGCTCAATAGGAAACATGGAGCGAATGTGTGCCGGTCCACCATATTGCACTTCACTGCATAAGTGATCTAACAAATGTACCATTATGTCGAAGAAGGCATTCACAAATATATTCTCAAATTGAAAAAGAATTTACATAATTTCTTGTTGCAGCCTTTGAAGTTTATTCAAGTCCATAACTTTGCTCCAAATACCTCTCAAAAACTATCGCAACTTCAGGTTTTAGTGATTTTTTCACCGCAAACTGTAGCAAATAGTGCAAGAGAAAGTGAGCATCAAGGCTCTTATAGCCAGAGATTTTCCTCTCTTTCGTGTGCACATATCGACTGATATTTGATGCACTACCATATGGCAATTTCGCATTTTTTAGTACTGCGCAAAACAAATCTTTCTCTTTATTTGTCATATCAAATACGGCAGCCCTAATTTTAAGGTGTTTCCCATCAAGTGATCGAACAAGATGGAGTTTCTTCCTAATGCCAAGTTCTTGAAAATCTAAACGTGCATTCACATGGTCCTTTGTCTTGCCAGCCATATTTAGCAGAGTGCCAAGAATGTTGTCACAAACATTCTTCTCAATATGCATTACGTCGAGGTTGTGTCGATACAAATTATGACTCCAATATGGTAAATTGAAAAAAACTGACTTATTCTTAAAGGGGGAATCAACCTTCTTCACATTTTTTCGTCCTGCTTCCTTCTTCTTTTTTCCAAACTGATTTTGGAAATTAGACAGCAAATCTTCTATGTCTGTTCCCGACAGAATTGCAGGGGGTTGTCCCATTTTTATTTATCCGTTGAACCTTCTTTTGTCAAACCTCCACTTATGACCGGGATCGAGAAACTTCCTATGATTCATATAACACATCTTTTTACTATATTTTAGGTACATGAAAGATGTCTCATAATTACAAACGGGACACCCTAAGTAACCTTCGTGCTCCATCCCGATAACATCGCATATCCCGGGAAATCGCTAATTGTCCAGAGAATACTTGCACGTAAGATAAAGGTCTGATGAGTAAAGGCATCATAGGTTTGTATGCCTTCATTCCATAATTCTGTCAACTCAGCCACTAGAGGTTGCATATAGACATCGATGCTATTTTTAGTAGAATCTGGACCAGAAATAAGATTTGACAGAATGAGGTTTTCTGGCATCATACACAACCAGGGTGGAAGGTTGTAATTGACCAAAACAATTGGCCAAGTACTGTGATTTGTATTCATGGTACGAAAAGGGTTAAAACCGCCAGCTGCTAAACCTAGCCTGATGTTTCTATTTTCTGACGCGAACTGGGGATATCTCGCATCTATTGTTTTCCAAGCTTCGGCATCAGCGGGATGTCTAAGTTTCCTATCTCTTTGACATCCAACTGCGTGCCATACCATAAGTTCCGAAAGATCTTTACACATAAAGAGTCGTTGTAGCCTTGGCTTTAGTGGAAAATACTGCATCACATTCGCCGGGACTTTGTGAATCACCTTCTCCGGATTACTGTCTGAAGTGCCTTTCTTCTCGCGTACAATCCATCTTGAAAGCCCGCAAGTTTTGCAAGAGTCCTCTTTTTCATCTTCACCCCAATACAACATACAATGGTTAGGGCATGCGTTTATTTTTTTATAATCGATCCCTAACTCTTTAATCACGTTCTTTGCAATATAGGAAGACAATGGTACGTTTTCCTCTGGAAACGCATCTCGGATCAGCTCTAGTATATCCCCGAATCCTGACTCCATAATTCCGTGAACACATTTTAAGGAATAAAGTCGGACAATAAAACTTGATCGTGAGAATTTTTTACAGCCTGGATATAAAGGTTGTTTTCCCTCCTCATAAAATCTTTTAGAATCAACATTTGGTCCATTTATACGGTCCAACATCTCATCTAAATTATCTCCAAAATATAGATTATTCTCCCAGTCcatatcttcatcttcactaCCGTTATTTGGACTTAAAATCTGTGAAACTTCTACAATCCAGTTCACATATAATGGGTAAGGACCACTACATATGAGATGATCGTAGATAAATTCTCGATGTTGCCACTTATTATTTTTACAATTCCGGCAAGGGCATGTCATTTCATCATCTACTGCCAATTTGGGGAAGGCATTATCCAAAAATCCATTAACCCCTTTCCTATATCATTGACTATGCTTTGGAAGGTATATCCAAATATTTTCATCCTCCTCTATTACTACAATTAAGAAGCATGATAATGTTATACTAAAAGGGTAAGAAAGGCACCAAAGTAGCCTAATTCACGTACAAAGACTAGTGAGCTAAAAGAACTACATTTAATATGTATTCCTTAATATCAAACTTAACTAGATTACTAATAACAGATACAAGACTAAAAAAGCAGGTCTGTATCACAGCACATATCGATACTTATCAATTAATAGGCATTTTATCACAGAATAGTATGAACATATGATGTTCATACTTAATACATAACAACATAAACAATATACGTACTTATGGTCACGCCCCTAAGTCTAACCCCCTCTCTTATCTCGTGTTCAACAacaataaataataatattcaataattattgCATGCAATTCGTGAATGCTCCCACcatatttttttcaatttctaCCTAATCCTTCATTTACTTGTAACTTGTAAACTTTAGTAGTACACTAGTAATACTTAGGGGCCTGAGCGCTAATAGAAGGAATTACAAGAGCCAAGAAAAGTGCAAAAATAGTAATCACAAACAGATAAATGCAACTATATATGTAGAACAAACAGATGTTGCCTTCACTTATTTAAAACAGATAAATGCAACTATTCTGATTTTAAAACAGATATGCCTATTATAGAGAGTAACAACCTTTCATGTTTGACAAAAAaacatataacatataacaaaAAAATACCCAATAGTAAATACTTCATAACATTCATGTATAACAAAATGACTGAACAAAAAATGCAGAACATTCATAACATTATGCAAATACGCATATAACCCAATACCCCCGAATCGATAACATATAACACAAAAAAACCCAATAGTAAACACCCAATAGTAGCATATAACAAATATGCataacatataacatataacatgCAAATACGCATAACATTCAGTAGCCCCAAATCGATATCAATAACATTCATGTATAAC is a window of Apium graveolens cultivar Ventura chromosome 11, ASM990537v1, whole genome shotgun sequence DNA encoding:
- the LOC141696008 gene encoding uncharacterized protein LOC141696008 encodes the protein MTCPCRNCKNNKWQHREFIYDHLICSGPYPLYVNWIVEVSQILSPNNGSEDEDMDWENNLYFGDNLDEMLDRINGPNVDSKRFYEEGKQPLYPGCKKFSRSSFIVRLYSLKCVHGIMESGFGDILELIRDAFPEENVPLSSYIAKNVIKELGIDYKKINACPNHCMLYWGEDEKEDSCKTCGLSRWIVREKKGTSDSNPEKVIHKVPANVMQYFPLKPRLQRLFMCKDLSELMVWHAVGCQRDRKLRHPADAEAWKTIDARYPQFASENRNIRLGLAAGGFNPFRTMNTNHSTWPIVLVNYNLPPWLCMMPENLILSNLISGPDSTKNSIDVYMQPLVAELTELWNEGIQTYDAFTHQTFILRASILWTISDFPGYAMLSGWSTKVT